The genomic segment GGTTTTCAGTGACAATCGGCGCGCGTCCGGGCAAATCCTGGGACAAAGCAGTGCGGGATGGTTTTACAGTAAAGACGGTTCGGGAGGCTGCTGCTGAAGCGGATGTCGTGATGATGCTGCTCCCGGATGAACGTCAGCCGGAGGTGTATAACAAAGAAGTGGCGGAGGGACTTGAACCTGGAAATGCACTCGCCTTTTCGCACGGCTTCAACATCCATTTTACTCAGATCGTTCCGCCGAAGGATGTCGATGTCTTTATGGTCGCACCGAAAGGTCCGGGTCACTTCTGTCGCCGTGAATACCTGAACGGAGGCGGCGTTCCGGCATTCTACGCGGTTCATCAAAATGCGTCAGGTGACGCGGAAGCTCTGGCGCTTGCCTGGGCCAAAGGACTGGGTGCGGCACGTGCCGGTGTGCTGAAAACCACATTCAAAGAAGAGACGGAAACTGACCTGTTTGGCGAACAGGCCGTACTGATGGGCGGCTTGACGCACCTGATTGAGGCAGGCTTTGAAACGCTTGTTGAAGCGGGCTATCAGCCGGAAAATGCCTATTTTGAAACCTGCCACGAGATGAAAATGCTCACCGATCTGATCTATGAAAACGGGTTAACCGGTATGCGTTACTCCTGCTCGGATACATCGAAATTCGGCGATTTCACCGTCGGGCGTTATGTCATCGATGAAGGCGTAAAAGCGCGGATGAAAAAGGTCCTGGAGAATATCCAGTCGGGTAAGTTTGCCCGTGACTGGGTTCTTGAAAATAAAGTCGGACGCCCGATGTTCAATGCACTTCAGCAAAAAGAAAATAATTCCCAGCTGGAACAGGTTGGACGCGAGCTGCGCCGCCTGATGCCGTTTGTTAAAGAAGGCAAGCAGGACGCAGCAGACATCACGGCAAACGTTACACAATAAGCCGGATAAACCCGGATTGGAACGGGAGAAAGGGGGAAGAACATTGGGGATCAGGTATCAGGTTTATGTGACCGTCCGGCATGTTGGTTTCATGATCTGCGGCGGCCATGCAGATTCTGATGAACTGCCCCGGATCAAACATTTGGCGGCCGGGCCTTCGTCAAAGGCCGGCCCGTTTTGAAGGGTGGAACGGTAAATGATCATTGACGCCAGAGATGTCAGTTGGGTGCGGGCGGATCGTACTATTCTCCATCATGTGGACTGGCAGATACAAAAAGGAGAATATTGGTCGCTGGTCGGTCTGAACGGATCAGGCAAAACCACCCTGCTCAAGATGATCAACGGTTACATCTGGCCGACAAGCGGTTCACTTTCCGTGCTGAACAAGCCGTTCGGATCATACGATCTGCGCGAATTACGCAAGAAAATCGGCTGGGTCAGTTCAGCACTTTCAGAAAGAATCAGGCCGGCTGATGATCCGGAGTCCATTGTCCTCAGCGGCCGATTTGCCTCTATCGGTCTTTACGACAGCGTGTCACCGGATGAATGTGAAAAAGCTCAGGCTTTATTAAACAGGCTGGGATGCTCATCGTTTGCGGGCAGAGCATTCGGACTTC from the Sporolactobacillus sp. Y61 genome contains:
- a CDS encoding ABC transporter ATP-binding protein, translating into MIIDARDVSWVRADRTILHHVDWQIQKGEYWSLVGLNGSGKTTLLKMINGYIWPTSGSLSVLNKPFGSYDLRELRKKIGWVSSALSERIRPADDPESIVLSGRFASIGLYDSVSPDECEKAQALLNRLGCSSFAGRAFGLLSQGEKQRVLIARALMADPELLILDEPCNGLDLFAREQLLSLISRLAHSAEAPSLIFVTHHVEEILPCFEHTLLLKAGTVFKSGKTGEVMTPEVMTDFYDHRVSVQRRSGRLHVDLCVHG
- the ilvC gene encoding ketol-acid reductoisomerase is translated as MTATVYYDNDIDDQVLRGRKIAVLGYGSQGHSQAQNLRDSGFSVTIGARPGKSWDKAVRDGFTVKTVREAAAEADVVMMLLPDERQPEVYNKEVAEGLEPGNALAFSHGFNIHFTQIVPPKDVDVFMVAPKGPGHFCRREYLNGGGVPAFYAVHQNASGDAEALALAWAKGLGAARAGVLKTTFKEETETDLFGEQAVLMGGLTHLIEAGFETLVEAGYQPENAYFETCHEMKMLTDLIYENGLTGMRYSCSDTSKFGDFTVGRYVIDEGVKARMKKVLENIQSGKFARDWVLENKVGRPMFNALQQKENNSQLEQVGRELRRLMPFVKEGKQDAADITANVTQ